The following are from one region of the Sandaracinus amylolyticus genome:
- a CDS encoding MopE-related protein, which yields MRSLLGPSPLVPLFVVLLAACGGPSSSPPEPDASSPPDDDAGEAPECTSDVACDDDLFCNGAERCVSGACTSGTSPCDEGDACDEEADACVDPCDLDADDDDDGRDSIACGGDDCDDGDRNRFPGNPEVCDASDHDEDCDPRTFGVRDGDGDGFPDGECCNDAPDTRHCGSDCDDTRVAAHRGAADTCNGLDDDCDGLSDEGALRSYYPDEDGDGYGREGATPVMACNAPARHVEDDATDCDDAVRLRNPAATELCDGIDNNCDGAIDEAGSRTYYRDSDGDGYGDPGTTVTRLDCVIPSGHVALGNDCRDGDATIHPGADERCDRIDSDCTLPGAAAGGEDLAEDGDRDGHAPLAATCTAGFPKDDCNDADRFSFLGAPEVCDGRDNDCDGTADPLPAMNAWCGVGYACDGGTCEPRRTIEVGPDDEACALEGTAAYCWGANDEGQLGDGTTGPRPGAVAVTGGFAFEQLAVGPSSSCGVRSDGALLCWGSGASLGEPEGPDRLGPSTPMPGTSDVVEASLRYSNGCLRLRDGRLRCWGVNGSGQLGAGPVGRSDTPIDVIGIDDAVSVDTGGSFACARRRDGTVWCWGAAAQLGRGPTVGDTHVPGLVMGLSGVRQLDLGSLHACALLATGEVRCWGSGSGGLIDGTISTASAPRTVAVGCDVADIAAGSSATCAVCTDGHVRCWGSGLLVGDGVSNGIGRGPLTVAGIDDAVEIAMGQAACVRRATGDVVCWGERGSPAVGDGGHRFAAPVAGISGATAIAAGAQHGCAIVSGAVRCWGASGQGRLGVPAGRPAWGPVDAGVTGASAIALGWRHSCALRGGEVWCWGDNAEGELGDGTLVVRSTAAPVVGGLGTVTSVDAALGTSCATESDGDVFCWGGGGSSFLPGGVDSSTPIEVAIDTGVLALGSGFACGVQPGGLWCWGSNVSGQLGRGDIGGSNGVPMPVMDLASAPARLAVGTRHVCVATDAGVSCWGENGAGQLGDGGMVDAARPTTGPALTGLRALAAGSENTCAIVADGTVRCWGGGEATGDGTGAGAFAPVSVVGVTGATALAAGWGFNCALVTGGRVMCWGDDDTGQLGRGVVIPVRGLP from the coding sequence ATGCGCAGTCTGCTCGGCCCGTCTCCGCTCGTTCCGCTCTTCGTCGTCCTGCTCGCCGCGTGCGGCGGCCCGTCGAGCTCCCCGCCCGAGCCCGATGCATCGTCGCCGCCAGACGACGACGCGGGCGAGGCTCCGGAGTGCACCTCCGACGTCGCGTGCGACGACGACCTCTTCTGCAACGGCGCCGAGCGCTGCGTGAGCGGCGCCTGCACGAGCGGCACCTCGCCCTGCGACGAGGGCGACGCGTGCGACGAAGAGGCCGACGCGTGCGTCGATCCCTGCGACCTCGACGCCGACGACGACGACGACGGCCGCGACTCCATCGCGTGCGGCGGCGACGACTGCGACGACGGCGATCGCAACCGCTTCCCCGGCAACCCCGAGGTCTGCGACGCGAGCGATCACGACGAGGACTGCGATCCGCGCACGTTCGGCGTCCGCGACGGCGACGGCGACGGCTTCCCCGACGGCGAGTGCTGCAACGACGCGCCCGACACCCGCCACTGCGGCTCCGACTGCGACGACACGCGCGTCGCCGCTCATCGAGGCGCGGCCGACACCTGCAACGGCCTCGACGACGACTGCGACGGCCTCAGCGACGAAGGCGCGCTCCGCAGCTACTACCCCGACGAAGACGGCGACGGATACGGCCGCGAGGGCGCGACGCCGGTGATGGCGTGCAACGCGCCCGCGAGGCACGTCGAGGACGACGCGACCGACTGCGACGACGCGGTGCGCCTCCGCAATCCCGCGGCCACCGAGCTCTGCGACGGCATCGACAACAACTGCGACGGCGCGATCGACGAGGCGGGCTCGCGCACCTACTACCGCGACTCCGACGGCGACGGCTACGGCGATCCCGGCACCACCGTCACCCGGCTCGACTGCGTGATCCCCAGCGGCCACGTCGCGCTCGGCAACGACTGCCGCGACGGCGACGCGACCATCCATCCCGGCGCGGACGAGCGCTGTGATCGCATCGACTCCGACTGCACGCTCCCCGGCGCGGCGGCGGGCGGCGAGGACCTCGCCGAGGACGGCGATCGCGACGGGCACGCCCCGCTCGCCGCGACCTGCACCGCCGGCTTCCCGAAGGACGACTGCAACGACGCCGATCGCTTCTCGTTCCTCGGCGCGCCCGAGGTCTGCGACGGGCGCGACAACGACTGCGACGGCACCGCCGATCCGCTGCCCGCGATGAACGCGTGGTGCGGCGTCGGCTACGCGTGCGACGGTGGCACCTGCGAGCCGCGCCGCACCATCGAGGTCGGCCCCGACGACGAGGCGTGCGCGCTCGAGGGCACGGCCGCGTACTGCTGGGGCGCGAACGACGAGGGACAGCTCGGCGACGGCACGACCGGTCCGCGCCCCGGCGCGGTCGCGGTCACCGGCGGCTTCGCGTTCGAGCAGCTCGCGGTCGGCCCATCGTCGAGCTGCGGCGTGCGGAGCGACGGAGCGCTGCTGTGCTGGGGCAGCGGCGCCTCGCTCGGCGAGCCCGAGGGGCCCGACCGCCTCGGGCCGAGCACGCCGATGCCCGGCACGAGCGACGTCGTCGAGGCCTCGCTGCGCTACTCGAACGGGTGCCTGCGCCTGCGCGACGGGCGCCTTCGCTGCTGGGGCGTCAACGGGTCGGGCCAGCTCGGCGCGGGCCCGGTCGGGCGCAGCGACACGCCGATCGACGTGATCGGGATCGACGACGCGGTCTCGGTCGACACCGGCGGCAGCTTCGCGTGCGCGCGCCGCCGCGACGGCACGGTGTGGTGCTGGGGCGCGGCCGCCCAGCTCGGCCGTGGCCCCACCGTCGGGGACACGCACGTGCCCGGCCTGGTCATGGGCCTCTCGGGGGTGCGCCAGCTCGACCTCGGCTCGCTGCACGCGTGCGCGCTGCTCGCGACCGGCGAGGTCCGCTGCTGGGGCAGCGGCTCGGGCGGCTTGATCGACGGCACCATCTCGACCGCGTCGGCGCCACGCACCGTCGCGGTCGGCTGCGACGTCGCCGACATCGCGGCGGGCTCCTCCGCGACGTGCGCGGTGTGCACCGACGGCCACGTGCGCTGCTGGGGCTCGGGGCTGCTGGTCGGCGACGGCGTGAGCAACGGCATCGGGCGCGGTCCGCTCACCGTCGCGGGCATCGACGACGCGGTCGAGATCGCGATGGGCCAGGCGGCCTGCGTGCGGCGTGCGACGGGGGACGTGGTGTGCTGGGGCGAGCGCGGCTCGCCCGCGGTCGGCGACGGAGGTCATCGCTTCGCGGCGCCGGTCGCCGGCATCTCGGGCGCGACCGCGATCGCCGCCGGCGCGCAGCACGGGTGCGCGATCGTCTCTGGCGCCGTGCGGTGCTGGGGCGCGAGCGGCCAGGGGCGGCTCGGCGTGCCCGCGGGCCGCCCGGCGTGGGGGCCGGTCGACGCGGGCGTGACGGGCGCGAGCGCGATCGCGCTCGGGTGGCGGCACAGCTGCGCGCTGCGCGGCGGCGAGGTCTGGTGCTGGGGCGACAACGCGGAGGGCGAGCTCGGCGACGGCACGCTCGTCGTGCGCTCGACGGCGGCGCCGGTGGTGGGCGGGCTCGGCACGGTGACCTCGGTCGACGCCGCACTGGGCACGAGCTGCGCGACGGAGAGCGACGGCGACGTCTTCTGCTGGGGCGGCGGCGGGTCCAGCTTCCTGCCGGGCGGCGTCGACTCCTCGACGCCGATCGAGGTGGCGATCGACACCGGCGTGCTGGCCCTCGGCAGCGGCTTCGCGTGCGGCGTGCAGCCCGGCGGCTTGTGGTGCTGGGGCTCGAACGTCAGCGGTCAGCTCGGGCGAGGCGACATCGGCGGGTCGAACGGCGTGCCGATGCCGGTGATGGATCTCGCGTCGGCGCCGGCGCGCCTCGCGGTCGGCACCCGGCACGTGTGCGTGGCGACCGACGCCGGCGTGTCGTGCTGGGGCGAGAACGGCGCCGGACAGCTCGGCGACGGCGGCATGGTCGACGCGGCGCGACCGACGACGGGGCCCGCGCTCACCGGGCTGCGCGCGCTCGCGGCCGGCAGCGAGAACACCTGCGCGATCGTGGCCGACGGCACCGTGCGCTGCTGGGGCGGCGGCGAGGCGACCGGTGACGGCACCGGCGCGGGTGCCTTCGCGCCGGTGAGCGTCGTCGGCGTGACGGGCGCGACGGCGCTTGCGGCCGGCTGGGGCTTCAACTGCGCGCTGGTGACGGGCGGTCGGGTGATGTGCTGGGGCGACGACGACACGGGGCAATTGGGTCGCGGAGTGGTGATCCCGGTGCGTGGATTGCCGTGA
- a CDS encoding biotin/lipoyl-containing protein: MKYRVTIDGREREVDVTIAPSGAIAVTLDGAKVDAEVRPVPGGVSVRLGTRVHDVIVASAGGDEVQLAAGAARAVAQVLSERARADRKRAGGGASAKELRAPMPGRVVRVLCAAGESVTAGQALVVVEAMKMENELRAPGDATIAQVHVSEGASVEGRALLVTFG; encoded by the coding sequence ATGAAGTACCGGGTCACGATCGACGGGCGTGAGCGCGAGGTGGACGTGACCATCGCGCCGAGCGGAGCCATCGCGGTCACGCTCGACGGTGCGAAGGTCGACGCCGAGGTGCGGCCGGTGCCGGGCGGCGTGAGCGTGCGTCTCGGGACGCGCGTGCACGACGTGATCGTGGCGAGCGCGGGCGGCGACGAGGTGCAGCTCGCGGCGGGCGCGGCGCGCGCGGTGGCGCAGGTGCTGAGCGAGCGTGCGCGCGCGGATCGCAAGCGCGCGGGCGGCGGAGCGAGCGCAAAGGAGCTGCGCGCGCCGATGCCGGGCCGTGTGGTGCGCGTGCTCTGCGCGGCGGGCGAGAGCGTGACGGCGGGTCAGGCGCTCGTCGTCGTCGAGGCGATGAAGATGGAGAACGAGCTCCGCGCGCCGGGCGACGCGACGATCGCGCAGGTGCACGTGAGCGAGGGCGCGAGCGTCGAGGGACGCGCGCTGCTCGTGACGTTCGGCTGA
- a CDS encoding flavodoxin domain-containing protein → MKIFMIVGSESGNAEMVADVVKDTLDALGHETAIFKEGGLADADLAARSIVLVITSSTGIGDIPQNIEPFFDELRDQRPDLSRVRYGLVGLGDRNYKDSFLGGPKKWDALLTELGAHRIGDRLELDATDNPCPDQDAADWVRGWIMQF, encoded by the coding sequence GTGAAGATCTTCATGATCGTGGGGAGCGAGTCGGGCAACGCCGAGATGGTCGCGGACGTGGTGAAGGACACCCTCGACGCGCTCGGCCACGAGACCGCGATCTTCAAGGAGGGCGGCCTCGCCGACGCGGATCTCGCCGCCCGATCGATCGTGCTCGTGATCACGTCGAGCACCGGCATCGGCGACATCCCGCAGAACATCGAGCCCTTCTTCGACGAGCTCCGCGATCAGCGCCCCGATCTCTCGCGCGTGCGCTACGGCCTCGTGGGCCTCGGCGATCGCAACTACAAGGACAGCTTCCTCGGCGGCCCGAAGAAGTGGGACGCGCTGCTGACCGAGCTCGGCGCCCACCGCATCGGCGATCGCCTCGAGCTCGACGCGACCGACAATCCCTGCCCCGACCAGGACGCCGCCGATTGGGTGCGCGGCTGGATCATGCAGTTCTAG
- a CDS encoding four helix bundle protein: MLRIYTDAVELVRDAARLGEAVKPRSAELARQLERAAISVPLNLAEADGVRGGNRRLRNLTALGSAREVSACLDVIEALGAARVDAAMRARLDRIIGTLVRCTR; the protein is encoded by the coding sequence ATGCTCAGGATCTACACGGACGCGGTCGAGCTGGTGCGCGATGCAGCGCGGCTCGGCGAGGCGGTGAAGCCGCGCAGCGCGGAGCTGGCGCGACAGCTCGAGCGGGCAGCGATCAGCGTGCCGCTCAACCTCGCGGAGGCCGACGGCGTGCGCGGCGGGAACCGACGGCTGCGCAACCTGACGGCGCTCGGGAGCGCGCGGGAGGTGAGCGCGTGCCTGGACGTGATCGAGGCGCTCGGGGCGGCGCGGGTGGATGCCGCGATGCGCGCGCGGCTGGATCGGATCATCGGGACGCTGGTGCGCTGCACGCGGTGA
- a CDS encoding error-prone DNA polymerase, translating into MDPAPYVPLWVKTNHSFLEGASHPEELVDRAHQLALPAIAITDRDGVYGIVKAHVRGKELASAEGSHGPQRVIVGAQVTVLDRDAPRDARTTSGTLPGTRRVVLLAQSREGYARITQLLTKGHARAEAKNLARVTWDELCEVGEGVIALAPDARSLERIADAFEGRVYAMITRHFEAHERDLEDALREVARRRAIPTVAAIEVLYHTRARQPLQDVLTCIRHGVTLTTAGTHLRANAEHELPTPAQMRTLFIDDPESVDRTLEVAARCTFEMSAIRYVYPAERLPAGETQQGWLRALTLDGARRRYPMGVPDDAMAQIEKELALIEDLDYGGYFLTMWDVVRFCREQGILCQGRGSAANSIVCFCLGITAIDPVRMDLLFERFLSKERAEPPDIDVDIEHERREEVIQYVYERWGRRHSAMVANLIRYRARSALRDVGKALDLPQLVLDRAAKTLDVYAVSIDEQAMKNAGLDLEIPAVRHLLALVRQIQDFPRHLGIHPGGFLLGSEPVDTLCPIEPATMEGRTVVQWDKQDVEDLGLFKVDLLGLGALTVVHRAFDLLRDHDEIDLEIATVPPEDPTTFQMVSRGDTVGVFQIESRAQMAMLPRLRPRTFYDLVIEVAIVRPGPIQGDMVHPYLRRRAGLEQVTYPHPKLERVLAKTLGVPIFQEQVMKLAIECAGYSGGEADRLRRDMAAWRSKGRIEAHRERLITRMVADGIPQDFAERVFHQIKGFGEYGFPESHAASFALIAYVTAWLKCHHPAVFACSMLNAWPMGFYHPSTIIEDAKRHGVRVLPIDVRRSKWDCTLEHVTGEPRWALRMGLRYVRGFGTREKTAFERAWARHDAIDDLAAFVRNVRLSRRAHEALAESGALAGYGLDRRKAIWEVRALATEHEGDLPVMDAPHAKKGAKFRALGRGESISWDYRASMHSTRGHPMERFREALSARDIPDARTVASMRDGARVRYAGIVICRQRPGTATGVTFMTLEDETGFANVVIWRDVFERFDVIGKTASLLEVEGRIQSAEGVVHVIAEVLRDLGKDERMLKSLEEVPRSRDFH; encoded by the coding sequence GTGGATCCTGCCCCGTACGTCCCGCTCTGGGTGAAGACGAACCACTCGTTCCTCGAGGGCGCGAGCCATCCCGAGGAGCTCGTGGACCGTGCGCACCAGCTCGCGCTGCCCGCGATCGCGATCACCGATCGCGACGGCGTGTACGGCATCGTGAAGGCGCACGTGCGCGGCAAGGAGCTCGCGTCCGCGGAAGGGTCGCACGGCCCGCAGCGCGTGATCGTGGGCGCGCAGGTGACGGTGCTCGATCGCGATGCGCCGCGTGATGCGCGCACCACGAGCGGGACGCTGCCGGGCACGCGTCGCGTGGTGCTGCTCGCGCAGAGCCGCGAGGGCTACGCGCGCATCACGCAGCTGCTCACGAAGGGTCATGCGCGCGCCGAGGCGAAGAACCTCGCGCGCGTCACCTGGGACGAGCTCTGCGAGGTCGGCGAGGGAGTGATCGCGCTCGCGCCCGATGCGCGCTCGCTCGAGCGCATCGCGGACGCGTTCGAGGGCCGCGTGTACGCGATGATCACGCGGCACTTCGAGGCCCACGAGCGCGACCTCGAGGACGCGCTGCGCGAGGTCGCACGACGTCGCGCGATCCCGACCGTCGCCGCGATCGAGGTCCTCTATCACACGCGCGCGCGGCAGCCGCTGCAGGACGTGCTCACGTGCATCCGCCACGGCGTGACGCTCACCACCGCGGGCACGCACCTGCGCGCGAACGCCGAGCACGAGCTGCCCACGCCCGCGCAGATGCGCACGCTCTTCATCGACGATCCCGAGTCGGTCGATCGCACGCTCGAGGTCGCGGCGCGCTGCACGTTCGAGATGAGCGCGATCCGCTACGTGTACCCCGCGGAGCGACTGCCCGCGGGCGAGACCCAGCAGGGATGGCTGCGCGCGCTGACGCTCGACGGCGCGCGACGTCGTTATCCGATGGGCGTGCCCGACGACGCGATGGCGCAGATCGAGAAGGAGCTCGCGCTGATCGAGGACCTCGACTACGGCGGGTACTTCCTGACGATGTGGGACGTCGTCCGGTTCTGCCGCGAGCAGGGGATCCTCTGTCAGGGCCGCGGAAGCGCCGCGAACTCGATCGTCTGCTTCTGCCTCGGCATCACCGCGATCGATCCGGTGCGCATGGATCTGCTCTTCGAGCGCTTCCTCTCGAAGGAGCGCGCCGAGCCGCCGGACATCGACGTCGACATCGAGCACGAGCGGCGCGAGGAGGTCATCCAGTACGTCTACGAGCGCTGGGGGCGCCGCCACTCCGCGATGGTCGCGAACCTCATCCGCTATCGCGCGCGCAGCGCGCTGCGCGACGTGGGCAAGGCGCTCGATCTGCCGCAGCTCGTGCTCGATCGCGCGGCGAAGACGCTCGACGTGTACGCGGTGTCGATCGACGAGCAGGCGATGAAGAACGCGGGGCTCGATCTCGAGATCCCCGCGGTGCGCCACCTGCTCGCGCTGGTGCGGCAGATCCAGGACTTCCCGCGCCACCTCGGGATCCATCCCGGCGGGTTCCTCCTCGGCAGCGAGCCCGTCGACACGCTGTGCCCGATCGAGCCCGCGACGATGGAAGGGCGCACCGTCGTGCAGTGGGACAAGCAGGACGTCGAGGACCTCGGCCTCTTCAAGGTCGATCTGCTCGGGCTCGGCGCGCTCACCGTGGTGCACCGCGCGTTCGATCTGCTGCGCGATCACGACGAGATCGATCTCGAGATCGCGACCGTGCCCCCCGAGGATCCGACGACGTTCCAGATGGTCTCGCGCGGCGACACCGTCGGTGTCTTCCAGATCGAGTCGCGCGCGCAGATGGCGATGCTGCCGCGCCTGCGGCCGCGCACCTTCTACGATCTCGTCATCGAGGTCGCGATCGTGCGACCGGGGCCGATCCAGGGCGACATGGTGCATCCGTACCTGCGCCGCCGCGCCGGGCTCGAGCAGGTCACGTACCCGCACCCGAAGCTCGAGCGCGTGCTCGCGAAGACGCTCGGCGTGCCGATCTTCCAGGAGCAGGTGATGAAGCTCGCGATCGAGTGCGCGGGCTACTCCGGCGGCGAGGCCGATCGACTGCGGCGCGACATGGCGGCGTGGCGCTCGAAGGGGCGCATCGAGGCGCATCGCGAGCGCTTGATCACGCGCATGGTCGCCGACGGGATCCCCCAGGACTTCGCGGAGCGCGTGTTCCACCAGATCAAGGGCTTCGGCGAGTACGGCTTCCCCGAGTCGCACGCCGCGAGCTTCGCGCTGATCGCGTACGTGACCGCGTGGCTCAAGTGCCATCACCCCGCGGTGTTCGCGTGCTCGATGCTCAACGCGTGGCCGATGGGCTTCTATCACCCGTCGACGATCATCGAGGACGCCAAGCGCCACGGCGTGCGCGTGCTGCCGATCGACGTGCGGCGATCGAAGTGGGACTGCACGCTCGAGCACGTCACCGGCGAGCCGCGCTGGGCGCTGCGCATGGGGCTGCGCTACGTGCGCGGGTTCGGGACGCGCGAGAAGACCGCGTTCGAGCGCGCGTGGGCGCGCCACGACGCGATCGACGACCTCGCGGCGTTCGTGCGCAACGTTCGGTTGTCGCGCCGTGCCCACGAGGCGCTCGCAGAGTCGGGCGCGCTCGCGGGCTACGGGCTCGATCGACGCAAGGCGATCTGGGAGGTGCGCGCGCTCGCGACCGAGCACGAGGGCGATCTCCCGGTGATGGACGCGCCCCACGCGAAGAAGGGCGCGAAGTTCCGCGCGCTCGGGCGCGGCGAGTCGATCTCGTGGGACTACCGCGCGAGCATGCACAGCACGCGTGGCCATCCGATGGAGCGCTTCCGCGAGGCGCTCTCGGCGCGCGACATCCCCGATGCGCGCACGGTCGCGTCGATGCGCGACGGAGCGCGCGTGCGCTACGCGGGCATCGTCATCTGCCGACAGCGACCGGGCACCGCGACCGGCGTGACGTTCATGACGCTCGAGGACGAGACCGGCTTCGCGAACGTCGTGATCTGGCGCGACGTGTTCGAGCGCTTCGACGTGATCGGCAAGACCGCGTCGCTGCTCGAGGTGGAAGGGCGCATCCAGTCGGCCGAGGGCGTGGTGCACGTCATCGCCGAGGTCCTGCGCGATCTCGGCAAGGACGAGCGCATGCTGAAGAGCCTCGAGGAGGTGCCGCGATCGCGCGACTTCCATTGA
- a CDS encoding sigma-54-dependent transcriptional regulator, whose amino-acid sequence MSARVLVVDDEENLRLVLRTMLRKHGYEVETCASAEQALETIEKSAPDFVIADVRMGGMSGIELTKELKRRGADAVVIVMSAFGSVDLAIEAMKAGAYDYVSKPFKQDEVLLALRKAEEREQLRRENQALRAERAEGARFETMIGRSEAMQRVFRVVDRAAEVATTVLIQGESGTGKELVARALHDRGPRKSKPFVAVNCGAIPESLLESELFGHKRGAFTDATSDKTGLFEAAHEGTIFLDEIGELPLALQVKLLRVLQEGTLRRVGETKDRKVDVRVVAATVRDLESEVREGTFREDLFYRLNVLPLTVPPLRDRKDDVPLLVDHFVARNNTRLGTRVRGVDDATRKLLLAYHWPGNVRELENVVERAMVLAERDVIGEVDLPERVKRKEDARLVALASDELSIKKTARWMEETLIRRALEQTGGNRTAAARLLEISHRALLYKIKDYGIR is encoded by the coding sequence ATGAGCGCGCGCGTCCTGGTCGTCGACGACGAGGAGAACCTGCGGCTCGTGCTTCGCACGATGCTGCGCAAGCACGGCTACGAGGTGGAGACGTGCGCGAGCGCCGAGCAGGCGCTCGAGACGATCGAGAAGAGCGCGCCCGACTTCGTGATCGCCGACGTGCGCATGGGCGGCATGAGCGGCATCGAGCTCACGAAGGAGCTCAAGCGCCGCGGCGCGGACGCGGTCGTGATCGTGATGAGCGCGTTCGGCTCGGTCGATCTCGCGATCGAGGCGATGAAGGCCGGCGCGTACGACTACGTGAGCAAGCCGTTCAAGCAGGACGAGGTGCTGCTCGCGCTGCGCAAGGCGGAGGAGCGCGAGCAGCTGCGTCGCGAGAACCAAGCGTTGCGCGCAGAGCGCGCGGAGGGCGCGCGCTTCGAGACGATGATCGGCCGCAGCGAGGCGATGCAGCGCGTCTTCCGCGTCGTCGATCGTGCGGCCGAGGTCGCGACGACGGTGCTCATCCAGGGCGAGAGCGGCACCGGCAAGGAGCTCGTCGCGCGCGCGCTGCACGATCGTGGTCCGCGCAAGAGCAAGCCCTTCGTCGCGGTGAACTGCGGCGCGATCCCGGAGTCGCTGCTCGAGAGCGAGCTCTTCGGGCACAAGCGCGGCGCGTTCACCGACGCGACGAGCGACAAGACCGGCCTCTTCGAGGCCGCGCACGAGGGCACGATCTTCCTCGACGAGATCGGCGAGCTCCCGCTCGCGCTCCAGGTGAAGCTGCTGCGCGTGCTGCAGGAAGGAACGCTGCGGCGCGTCGGCGAGACCAAGGATCGCAAGGTCGACGTGCGCGTCGTCGCAGCGACGGTCCGCGATCTCGAGAGCGAGGTGCGCGAGGGCACGTTCCGCGAGGACCTCTTCTACCGCCTCAACGTGCTGCCGCTCACCGTGCCTCCGCTGCGCGATCGCAAGGACGACGTGCCGCTGCTCGTCGATCACTTCGTCGCGCGCAACAACACGCGGCTCGGCACGCGCGTGCGCGGCGTCGACGACGCCACGCGCAAGCTGCTGCTCGCGTACCACTGGCCGGGCAACGTGCGCGAGCTCGAGAACGTCGTGGAGCGCGCGATGGTGCTCGCCGAGCGCGACGTGATCGGCGAGGTCGATCTCCCGGAGCGCGTGAAGCGGAAGGAAGACGCGCGCCTGGTCGCGCTCGCGAGCGACGAGCTCTCGATCAAGAAGACCGCGCGCTGGATGGAAGAGACGCTGATCCGTCGCGCGCTCGAGCAGACCGGCGGCAACCGCACGGCGGCAGCGAGGCTGCTCGAGATCAGCCATCGCGCCTTGCTCTACAAGATCAAGGACTACGGCATCCGCTGA